Genomic window (Candidatus Angelobacter sp.):
TGGGCAGGGAGGAAGTCGCGGGCATTCTCAATGATATTTCCCCCGACGACCGCACGGCGTTGTTGGAAGAGCTGCCGTCCGCGGTCACACAAAAACTCCTGGCGCTGCTCAAACCGGAAGAGCGCAAAATCGCCACCGACCTGCTGGGGTATCCAAAAGACTCGATTGGCCGGCGCATGACGCCCGAATACGTGGCAGTCAAACAAAACTGGACCATCGCCGAAGTCCTTGAACATTTGCGCCGCGAAAAACAGAAACGTGATTCGGTAAGCCAGCTTTACGTCGTGGATGACCGCGGCCGGCTCGTGGATTTCGTCCGGCTGCGCGACCTCGTCGTTTCAGATCCCCAGGTGCCTGTGAGTGAATTGTTGCAAAACCAGAACCTTGCGCTCAACGCGACCGATGACCAGGAGACCGCTATTGCCGCGTTCAAGAAGTACGACGTGACGATCCTGCCCGTCATCGACGGCAAGGGCGTCATCGTGGGGGTTGTCACGGTGGACGATGTGCTCGATCTTGTGGAAAAGGAAGCGACCGAGGATATTCAAAAGCTGGGCGGTGTAGAAGCCCTGGACGCCCCCTATTTTCGCATTGGTTTGCTGGAAATGCTGAAGAAACGCGCGCCCTGGCTTTCCATTTTGTTCATCAGTGAAATGTTCACCTCAACCGCCATGGGTTATTTCGAGAACGAAATTGAAAAGGCCGCTGTGCTGGCCATTTTTCTGCCCCTGATATTGTCCAGTGGCGGTAATTCGGGTTCCCAGGGCACGACGCTCATCATCCGTGCAATGGCGTTGCGCGACATTTCGTTGAAGGATTGGTGGCGCGTCTTCAAGCGCGAACTGGCGACGGGCTTTCTGCTGGGCTGTTCACTCGCGGTGCTGGGCATTGCGCGCATCCTCCTTTGGCAGTTGTTGCACTTGAAAGACTACGGACCTTATTACCTTTTGCTGGCCTTCACGATCGGCGGAAGCCTTGTGGGCGTGGTGTTATGGGGCAGCCTCGTGGGCGCGATGCTGCCGATGTTGTTGCGATTTTGCAAGCTGGACCCTGCCACGTGCTCCGCGCCGTTCGTCGCCACCCTGGTGGATGTGACCGGAATCATCATCTATTTTACGCTGGCGTTTCGCGTGCTGCACGGAAAACTGCTCTGAACTCCGCTTGACCCGCTCTTCGCGCGGACCTAGATTCTTGTCGTAACCGGGGAGCCGTTGGAACGGCTGAGAGGTCCGCTGAGCGGACGACCCTTTGAACCTGATCCAGGTAATGCTGGCGTAGGAATCTTCAATTTCTTTTCGCCCTCCTGAATCAAACCGTAGCGGCGACCCATGACCGTTGAGGAAAGAAAGTTTATGATCGCGACCAAAGACTCGTTCGAACCGCACAGCAGCGAACAATTGCCCGCCAGCAAAAAGATCTACGTGCAGGGTAAGTTGCACAAAGACGTCCGCGTGCCGATGCGTGAGATCGAGGTGTTGCCCACGAAGTCATACACCGGTGCGGTCACGACGAATGATCCCGTGCGCGTGTACGATTGCTCCGGTCCGTGGGGCGATCCCGCGTTCACCGGCACATCCGAGCAGGGGCTGCCCGCGTTGCGTCGCGATTGGATTCTCAAACGTGGCGACGTCGAGGAGATTGATGGTCGCGAAGTGAAGCCGCAGGACGACGGTTATCTCTCCGGCAAACACGCCGAATACGCCAGCAAGGCGGAGAAGAATCGCCTCGTGGAATTTCCCGGCCTCACATCGCAGCGCCGCCGCCCGCTCCGCGCGAAGGTGGGTAAAGTCGTCACGCAACTCGCCTACGCCCGTGCCGGCATCATCACGCCGGAGATGGAATTCATCGCCATCCGGGAGCAAATGACGAATGACAAATGCCGAATGACGAATGGGGATTTGTCGCGCGACAACGTCCGCAACGACCTGAACAAGCAGCACGCTGGTAGCGCGCAACTCTCGTCATTAGAAATTCGTCATTCGGAATTCACGCCGAGTGTGTTCAGGAAGTTTCCGCAAAGAATCCCGGCTGAGATAACTCCGGAGTTTGTGCGTGCAGAGGTGGCGGCGGGCCGCGCCATCATCCCGAACAACATCAATCATCCCGAGTCCGAGCCGAT
Coding sequences:
- the mgtE gene encoding magnesium transporter translates to GREEVAGILNDISPDDRTALLEELPSAVTQKLLALLKPEERKIATDLLGYPKDSIGRRMTPEYVAVKQNWTIAEVLEHLRREKQKRDSVSQLYVVDDRGRLVDFVRLRDLVVSDPQVPVSELLQNQNLALNATDDQETAIAAFKKYDVTILPVIDGKGVIVGVVTVDDVLDLVEKEATEDIQKLGGVEALDAPYFRIGLLEMLKKRAPWLSILFISEMFTSTAMGYFENEIEKAAVLAIFLPLILSSGGNSGSQGTTLIIRAMALRDISLKDWWRVFKRELATGFLLGCSLAVLGIARILLWQLLHLKDYGPYYLLLAFTIGGSLVGVVLWGSLVGAMLPMLLRFCKLDPATCSAPFVATLVDVTGIIIYFTLAFRVLHGKLL